One genomic window of Corallococcus caeni includes the following:
- a CDS encoding energy transducer TonB, producing MFDSVLDRGQGPKSRFGVGAGVSTVLHIGLLGLVAYLSTRPPPVEEKEVEVTLKATMAPPPPPPPPPPPASKPKTEKKVTPKKPKDMIVQPKEIPQQKPQETETAPEPEEEASESEVEGGVEGGVAGGVVGGVVGGVIGGVVGGQLGGTGTDVLAFGQGMTRPEKIAGPEVSYTREALEARVQGLMIVKCVITTEGKVERCRTIKPLPHMEQAVMDVLTASRYKPVTFQGRPVEVQYTFNFNLKLPR from the coding sequence ATGTTCGATTCAGTCCTTGACCGCGGGCAAGGACCCAAGTCGCGCTTCGGCGTGGGTGCCGGCGTTTCCACGGTGCTCCACATCGGCCTGCTGGGTCTTGTGGCCTATCTCTCCACGCGCCCGCCTCCTGTGGAGGAGAAGGAGGTCGAGGTCACGCTGAAGGCCACCATGGCGCCTCCGCCTCCTCCGCCTCCTCCGCCTCCTCCGGCGTCGAAGCCGAAGACGGAGAAGAAGGTCACGCCCAAGAAGCCCAAGGACATGATCGTCCAGCCGAAGGAGATCCCGCAGCAGAAGCCGCAGGAGACGGAGACCGCGCCCGAGCCCGAGGAAGAGGCGAGCGAGTCCGAGGTCGAGGGTGGCGTCGAAGGCGGTGTCGCGGGCGGCGTGGTGGGTGGCGTGGTCGGCGGTGTGATTGGCGGCGTGGTGGGCGGTCAGTTGGGTGGAACGGGGACGGACGTGCTGGCGTTCGGCCAAGGCATGACGCGTCCCGAGAAGATCGCGGGTCCCGAAGTCAGCTATACGCGTGAGGCCCTCGAGGCGCGCGTGCAGGGTCTGATGATCGTGAAGTGCGTGATCACGACCGAGGGAAAGGTCGAGCGCTGCCGCACGATCAAGCCGCTCCCTCACATGGAACAGGCCGTGATGGACGTGCTTACCGCCTCACGCTACAAGCCGGTCACGTTCCAGGGCAGGCCGGTCGAAGTTCAGTACACGTTCAACTTCAACCTGAAGCTGCCGCGCTGA
- a CDS encoding NAD(P)/FAD-dependent oxidoreductase — protein MNTTRENLPHVVILGGGFGGLYAARYLRKAGVRVTMVDRHNHHLFQPLLYQVATATLSPSDIAAPLRAMLGRNHVQVLLAEVTGVDTARKRVLLADGELAYDFLIVATGATHSYFGNEAWSRHSMGLKTVEDALEIRRRVLLAFEQAEREPDPERRRALLTFAIIGAGPTGVELAGALAEISRNSLSGDFQNIDPRDARVILIEGMDRVLPTYPENLSGEARRVLEKHGVEVRTGTRVTNIDTAGVDMGPEHLAARTVLWAAGVEASPVARSLGVTLDRAGRVPVTPELTVPGHPDIFVVGDLALVKQDDGSAVPGVAPAAMQEGKHAVLNLRRQLAGQPMQPFRYWDRGTYAVIGRGHAVGVAFRRVKQSGFVAWLAWLFIHITFLIGFRSKLAVLLNWAYSYLTFGRSARIITGPAPRLDERGVPPLPVGEGSAVVGREAVAPAVVGRLMPDR, from the coding sequence GTGAATACGACCCGTGAGAACCTTCCCCATGTGGTCATCCTGGGAGGCGGCTTCGGCGGCCTCTACGCGGCCCGGTATCTGCGAAAGGCAGGGGTTCGCGTCACGATGGTGGACCGTCACAACCACCACCTCTTCCAGCCCCTGCTGTACCAGGTGGCCACCGCGACGCTCAGCCCCAGTGACATCGCCGCGCCGCTGCGGGCCATGCTTGGACGCAATCACGTCCAGGTGCTGCTCGCGGAAGTGACCGGCGTGGACACCGCGCGCAAGCGAGTCCTCCTGGCGGACGGCGAGCTGGCGTACGACTTCCTCATCGTGGCCACCGGGGCGACGCACTCGTACTTCGGCAACGAGGCCTGGTCGCGGCACTCGATGGGGTTGAAGACCGTCGAGGACGCCCTGGAGATCCGCCGCCGCGTGCTGCTCGCCTTCGAGCAGGCCGAGCGCGAACCGGACCCCGAGCGCCGCCGCGCGCTGCTCACCTTCGCCATCATTGGCGCGGGCCCCACGGGCGTGGAGCTGGCGGGAGCCCTGGCGGAGATCAGCCGCAATTCATTGTCGGGTGACTTCCAGAACATCGACCCCCGGGATGCGCGCGTCATCCTCATCGAGGGCATGGACCGCGTGCTTCCCACCTACCCCGAGAATCTCTCGGGTGAGGCCCGCCGGGTGCTGGAGAAGCACGGCGTCGAGGTCCGCACGGGCACCCGGGTGACGAACATCGACACGGCGGGTGTCGACATGGGACCTGAACATCTGGCGGCCCGTACGGTGCTCTGGGCCGCGGGTGTGGAGGCCTCGCCCGTGGCCCGCTCGCTCGGCGTGACGCTGGACAGGGCAGGCCGCGTCCCGGTGACGCCCGAGCTCACCGTGCCCGGACATCCCGACATCTTCGTCGTGGGCGACCTGGCGCTCGTGAAGCAGGACGACGGGAGCGCGGTCCCAGGAGTGGCGCCCGCGGCGATGCAGGAGGGCAAGCACGCGGTGCTCAACCTCCGCCGTCAGCTCGCGGGCCAGCCCATGCAGCCCTTCCGCTACTGGGACCGGGGAACCTACGCGGTCATTGGCAGAGGCCATGCCGTGGGCGTGGCCTTCCGCCGCGTCAAGCAGTCCGGCTTCGTCGCCTGGCTGGCCTGGCTCTTCATCCACATCACCTTCCTCATCGGCTTCCGAAGCAAGCTGGCCGTGCTGCTCAACTGGGCCTACTCGTACCTGACGTTCGGCAGGTCGGCGCGCATCATCACCGGCCCCGCTCCCCGCCTGGATGAGCGGGGCGTGCCTCCCCTGCCCGTCGGGGAAGGGTCAGCTGTTGTAGGGCGGGAAGCCGTGGCTCCCGCCGTTGTCGGAAGACTGATGCCTGACAGGTGA
- the recA gene encoding recombinase RecA — MSRLTEKLKAVAAAVASIEKQFGRGAVMTLGADAPEQKVAVIPTGSVGLDRALGVGGYPRGRVVELFGNESSGKTTLTLHAIAQVQAVGGVAAFIDAEHALDLSYARKLGVRTEELLVAQPDTGEQALEITEQLVRSGAVDLIVVDSVAALVPRAEIEGEMGDAHMGVQARLMSQALRKLTGAVSRSGTCIIFINQIRMKIGVMFGNPETTTGGNALKFYASVRMEIRRTGNLKDGDAVVGSRARVKVVKNKLAPPFQEAEFDVLYGTGIHRAAEVLDLAVSAGVVEKSGSHFSLRGERIGQGRERACEWLREHPDVLEALARDLVGTAAPSVPAASSEAA, encoded by the coding sequence ATGAGCAGGCTGACGGAGAAGTTGAAGGCAGTGGCGGCGGCGGTGGCGTCCATCGAGAAGCAGTTCGGCCGGGGCGCGGTGATGACGCTCGGCGCGGACGCGCCGGAGCAGAAGGTGGCGGTCATCCCCACGGGCTCGGTGGGATTGGACCGGGCGCTGGGCGTGGGGGGTTATCCGCGAGGACGCGTGGTGGAGCTGTTCGGCAACGAGTCCTCCGGCAAGACGACGCTCACCCTGCATGCCATTGCCCAGGTGCAGGCCGTGGGAGGCGTGGCGGCCTTCATCGACGCGGAGCACGCGCTGGACCTGTCCTACGCGCGCAAGCTGGGGGTGCGCACGGAGGAACTGCTCGTGGCGCAACCGGACACCGGTGAGCAGGCGCTTGAGATCACCGAGCAGCTCGTGCGCTCGGGCGCCGTGGATCTCATCGTGGTGGATTCGGTGGCGGCGCTGGTGCCCCGCGCGGAGATCGAAGGGGAGATGGGGGACGCGCACATGGGCGTCCAGGCGCGGCTGATGAGCCAGGCCCTGCGGAAGCTCACCGGCGCCGTGAGCCGCTCCGGCACCTGCATCATCTTCATCAACCAGATCCGCATGAAGATTGGCGTGATGTTCGGCAACCCGGAGACGACGACGGGTGGCAATGCGCTGAAGTTCTACGCGTCGGTGCGGATGGAGATCCGCCGCACGGGCAACCTCAAGGACGGCGACGCGGTGGTGGGCTCGCGAGCACGCGTCAAGGTGGTGAAGAACAAGCTGGCGCCCCCGTTCCAGGAGGCGGAGTTCGACGTGCTCTACGGCACGGGCATCCACCGCGCCGCCGAGGTGCTGGACCTGGCCGTGAGCGCGGGCGTGGTGGAGAAGTCAGGCAGCCACTTCAGCCTGCGCGGTGAGCGTATCGGCCAGGGCCGCGAGCGGGCGTGCGAGTGGTTGCGAGAGCACCCGGACGTCCTGGAGGCCCTCGCCCGGGACCTGGTGGGAACCGCGGCGCCTTCCGTACCTGCCGCGTCCTCCGAGGCGGCCTAG
- a CDS encoding ExbD/TolR family protein — translation MGMSAGPKGGIKSEINVTPLVDVVLVLLIIFMVVTPMLQRGKSVELPKATEIEKEGKEADPLILSITPDKKMFVENDEVDEKGLQEKIAAELVKDPGKKILLKGDNALNVGDVRKVLDTARKAKAKQIALGVEEKK, via the coding sequence ATGGGAATGTCAGCAGGCCCCAAAGGGGGCATCAAGAGCGAGATCAACGTCACGCCCCTGGTGGACGTGGTGTTGGTGCTCCTCATCATCTTCATGGTCGTGACGCCCATGCTCCAGCGCGGCAAGTCCGTGGAGCTGCCCAAGGCCACGGAGATCGAAAAGGAAGGCAAGGAAGCCGACCCGCTGATCCTCTCCATCACCCCGGACAAGAAGATGTTCGTGGAGAACGATGAGGTCGACGAGAAGGGGCTCCAGGAGAAGATCGCCGCCGAGCTGGTGAAGGATCCAGGCAAGAAGATCCTCCTGAAGGGTGACAACGCCCTGAACGTGGGCGATGTGCGCAAGGTGCTGGACACGGCCCGCAAGGCGAAGGCGAAGCAGATCGCCCTGGGTGTCGAGGAGAAGAAGTAA
- a CDS encoding DUF1285 domain-containing protein: MQPPTGQPPPGKRWHTREDSGIRLDAALRWWHDDEPIEHPKIIELFNASLVLDDDGRYQLRIAPDWCYVQVEDAAYEVRTVDVTPDERVSLRLSDRTAEALDLGSLQLTPEGVLTCRVKQGRAKARFSRDAQYQFGELLEEGPEGHLMLRVGQRQWEVPLSLDALQAAP; this comes from the coding sequence ATGCAACCTCCCACCGGTCAGCCCCCTCCTGGCAAGCGTTGGCACACCCGTGAGGACAGCGGCATCCGCCTGGATGCGGCGTTGCGCTGGTGGCACGACGACGAGCCCATCGAGCATCCGAAGATCATCGAGCTCTTCAACGCCTCGCTGGTCCTCGACGACGACGGGCGCTACCAGCTCCGCATCGCTCCGGACTGGTGCTACGTCCAGGTCGAGGACGCGGCCTACGAAGTGCGCACCGTGGACGTCACGCCAGACGAGCGTGTGTCGCTGCGCCTGAGCGACCGGACGGCGGAGGCCCTGGACCTGGGGTCGCTCCAGCTCACGCCGGAGGGAGTCCTCACCTGCCGCGTGAAGCAGGGCAGGGCGAAGGCCCGCTTTTCTCGCGATGCGCAGTACCAGTTCGGCGAGCTGCTGGAAGAGGGCCCTGAGGGGCACCTGATGCTGCGCGTGGGCCAACGCCAATGGGAGGTCCCCCTCTCGCTGGATGCGCTCCAGGCCGCGCCCTAG
- a CDS encoding MotA/TolQ/ExbB proton channel family protein, with product MQFTLADIWHHTGLFARLIIFTLAIMSVASLVVMAERIIVFRKTRSDSRNFAAKMGAILAKGDLTTAANTNLGKDVGHLGRVINSGLTAYRISPGNKDLAVESVARALERQAQREVQSLKRGLGLLATVGSTAPFVGLLGTTMGIVNAFQLMAAAGSGGLATISAGISEALITTAFGLLVAIPAVMAYNFLQGWVDARSVDISESSNEFLDVVARHVGGGSHAA from the coding sequence ATGCAATTTACCCTTGCTGACATCTGGCACCACACGGGCCTCTTCGCCCGCTTGATCATCTTCACCCTCGCCATCATGTCGGTGGCGTCGCTGGTCGTCATGGCGGAGCGGATCATCGTCTTCCGCAAGACCCGCTCTGACAGCCGCAACTTCGCCGCCAAGATGGGCGCGATCCTGGCGAAGGGCGACCTGACCACCGCCGCGAACACCAACTTGGGCAAGGACGTGGGCCATCTGGGCCGCGTGATCAACTCCGGCCTGACGGCGTACCGGATCAGCCCCGGAAACAAGGACCTGGCGGTGGAGTCCGTGGCCCGCGCGCTGGAGCGCCAGGCGCAGCGCGAGGTGCAGAGCCTCAAGCGCGGCCTGGGCCTGCTGGCCACCGTCGGTTCGACGGCCCCGTTCGTCGGCCTGCTGGGCACCACGATGGGTATCGTGAACGCCTTCCAGCTGATGGCGGCCGCGGGTTCCGGCGGTCTGGCGACCATCTCCGCCGGTATCTCCGAGGCGCTCATCACCACGGCGTTCGGCCTGCTCGTGGCGATCCCCGCCGTGATGGCCTACAACTTCCTGCAGGGCTGGGTGGATGCCCGCTCCGTGGACATCTCCGAGTCCTCCAACGAGTTCCTGGACGTGGTGGCGCGGCACGTGGGCGGCGGTTCGCACGCGGCCTGA
- a CDS encoding YifB family Mg chelatase-like AAA ATPase, producing the protein MLARVRSGALMGIDAVVVECEVDMALGLPYFNVVGLPEGAARESKVRVVSALKNAGFDLPQKRITVNLAPAEIRKEGAAFELPIALGVLAAARLMEEEPLGHYLFGGELSLDGSIKPIKGVLPLAVAARNGGYRGIMVPAANAAEGALVEGIQVLPVAHLREAVGHLTGEAPLTPLTRTGTPPESCRSEVADMADVRGQPELKLALELAAAGGHNLLMAGPPGSGKTMLARRLPGILPEMTFDEALEVTKVYSIQGLLGDEQALVRERPFRSPHHTLSDAGLVGGGPMARPGELSLAHHGVLFLDELPEFRKNVLEVLRQPLEEGVIHLARATQHITYPCRVMLVAAMNPCPCGYFNVPGHKCTCREHRVFDYHTRISGPLMDRIDITVQTRPVEYHQLAAKTPELPSRYYRQRVQAARERQRVRFQDTPGVHCNAQMPSHLLRRFCALSPKAEMELKRAVQQHGLSARAHDRILKLARTRADLEDHGRIEDVDLLLAVDCRMLDRRGWLHTNTQGAAASPLPSPVRHQSSDNGGSHGFPPYNS; encoded by the coding sequence ATGCTGGCGAGGGTGCGGTCAGGGGCGTTGATGGGCATCGACGCGGTGGTGGTGGAGTGCGAGGTCGACATGGCGCTCGGCCTGCCCTACTTCAACGTCGTGGGGTTGCCGGAGGGAGCAGCCCGGGAGTCTAAGGTCCGGGTGGTCTCCGCGCTGAAGAACGCCGGGTTCGACCTTCCGCAGAAGCGGATCACCGTCAACCTGGCTCCCGCGGAGATCCGCAAGGAGGGGGCGGCCTTCGAGCTGCCCATCGCCCTGGGCGTCCTTGCCGCGGCGAGGCTCATGGAGGAGGAGCCGCTGGGGCACTACCTCTTTGGCGGGGAGCTGTCGCTGGACGGCTCCATCAAGCCCATCAAGGGCGTGCTGCCCCTGGCCGTGGCGGCCCGGAATGGCGGCTATCGCGGGATCATGGTGCCGGCCGCGAACGCAGCGGAGGGGGCGCTGGTGGAGGGAATCCAGGTGCTGCCGGTGGCCCACCTGCGCGAGGCGGTAGGGCACCTCACGGGCGAGGCCCCCCTGACGCCGCTGACGCGCACGGGGACACCGCCAGAGTCTTGTCGCTCGGAGGTCGCGGACATGGCCGACGTGCGCGGGCAGCCGGAACTGAAGCTGGCGTTGGAGCTGGCGGCGGCCGGCGGTCACAACCTCTTGATGGCCGGGCCTCCGGGCTCAGGCAAGACGATGCTGGCTCGGCGGCTGCCAGGCATCCTGCCCGAGATGACGTTCGATGAAGCCCTGGAGGTGACGAAGGTCTACTCCATCCAGGGGCTGCTGGGAGACGAGCAGGCGCTGGTGCGGGAGCGGCCGTTCCGCTCGCCCCACCACACGCTGTCCGACGCGGGGCTCGTGGGTGGAGGTCCCATGGCGCGTCCGGGAGAGTTGTCCCTGGCGCACCATGGGGTGCTGTTCCTCGACGAGCTTCCGGAGTTCCGGAAGAACGTCCTGGAGGTGCTGCGACAGCCCCTGGAGGAAGGGGTCATCCACCTGGCGCGGGCAACCCAGCACATCACCTATCCGTGCCGCGTCATGCTGGTCGCGGCGATGAACCCCTGCCCCTGCGGCTACTTCAACGTCCCGGGGCACAAGTGCACCTGCCGCGAGCACCGCGTCTTCGACTATCACACGCGCATCAGCGGGCCGTTGATGGACCGCATCGACATCACCGTGCAGACGCGGCCAGTGGAGTACCACCAGCTCGCGGCGAAGACACCGGAGCTGCCGAGCCGGTACTACCGACAGCGCGTACAGGCCGCGCGTGAACGGCAGCGCGTCCGTTTCCAGGACACGCCAGGCGTGCACTGCAACGCACAGATGCCGTCGCATCTGCTGCGCCGCTTCTGCGCGCTGTCCCCAAAAGCAGAGATGGAATTGAAGAGAGCGGTTCAGCAACATGGTCTGTCCGCTCGAGCGCACGACCGCATCCTCAAGCTGGCGCGGACCCGCGCGGACCTGGAGGACCACGGACGTATCGAGGACGTGGACCTGCTGCTCGCCGTCGATTGCCGGATGCTGGACCGCCGGGGCTGGCTGCACACCAACACCCAGGGCGCAGCGGCATCACCCCTCCCCTCACCTGTCAGGCATCAGTCTTCCGACAACGGCGGGAGCCACGGCTTCCCGCCCTACAACAGCTGA
- a CDS encoding ExbD/TolR family protein yields the protein MARGHKQRQWVKPASAPNSEINVTPLVDVVLVLLIIFMVVTPLLEKDILVRVPETEVEENQPPPEPDDQQIVVQVDKAGAYSINTEQIPASDYIPRLKRMLNAKKPDEKVVFFMADDAANYGKLVVALDGARAAGAKILGMATELPQNAVIQGTATTPDGAAPAPAPTPAP from the coding sequence ATGGCCCGAGGACACAAGCAGCGTCAGTGGGTCAAGCCCGCGTCCGCGCCGAACTCGGAGATCAACGTCACGCCCCTGGTGGACGTGGTGCTGGTGCTCCTCATCATCTTCATGGTGGTGACGCCGCTCCTGGAGAAGGACATCCTCGTCCGGGTCCCGGAGACGGAGGTGGAGGAGAACCAGCCGCCGCCCGAGCCCGATGATCAGCAGATCGTCGTGCAGGTGGACAAGGCCGGCGCCTACTCCATCAACACGGAGCAGATCCCCGCGTCCGACTACATCCCCCGCCTCAAGCGGATGTTGAACGCCAAGAAGCCGGACGAGAAGGTCGTCTTCTTCATGGCGGATGACGCGGCGAACTACGGCAAGCTCGTGGTGGCGCTCGACGGCGCCCGTGCCGCGGGAGCGAAGATCTTGGGCATGGCCACCGAGCTTCCCCAGAACGCGGTCATCCAGGGCACGGCGACCACGCCGGACGGCGCGGCGCCCGCGCCCGCCCCCACGCCGGCGCCCTGA
- a CDS encoding CinA family nicotinamide mononucleotide deamidase-related protein — protein MRVELLCTGDELVTGLITDTNSTYLEARLFDLGVKVARVSVVGDVRPDITGALLEASARADVVIVSGGLGPTSDDFTLECAAAAAGVPMQEDARVLGWLKERYAARGMAINPGALRMARIPAGTEPVRNPQGSAPLVIQQLGRAHLFFLPGVPREYRALVDGEVLPRVRAWLAAEPHRTFRAFRLLRTVRLPESVLNERVMPLAPSHPRVVFGFRTHAPENHLKLMAEAPTQAEADAALAAAEAACRQVLGTHVYGADGSEYAPVLLDLLARAGHTLAVAESCTGGLVAQELTAVPGSSQVFIGGAVAYSEKMKSAWVGVPPDLLAKHSAVSPQTALAMAEGVRAACGATFGLSVTGYAGPGGGTPEDPVGTVYCGLAGPGMAPRCERISLAGDRDRVRLFAASHVLEMLRLHLLAAAPVSP, from the coding sequence ATGCGCGTCGAGCTGCTGTGCACCGGTGACGAGCTCGTCACCGGCCTCATCACGGACACCAACAGCACCTACCTGGAAGCCCGTCTCTTCGACCTGGGGGTGAAGGTCGCACGGGTGTCGGTGGTGGGTGACGTGCGGCCGGACATCACGGGCGCGCTGCTGGAGGCCTCGGCGCGCGCGGACGTGGTCATCGTCTCGGGAGGCCTGGGCCCCACGTCGGACGACTTCACGCTGGAGTGCGCCGCCGCGGCGGCAGGCGTCCCCATGCAAGAGGACGCACGGGTGCTCGGCTGGCTGAAGGAGCGCTACGCCGCGCGGGGCATGGCCATCAACCCGGGCGCCCTGCGCATGGCGCGCATCCCCGCGGGCACCGAGCCGGTGCGCAATCCCCAGGGCTCGGCGCCGCTGGTCATCCAGCAGCTCGGCCGCGCCCACCTGTTCTTCCTGCCGGGCGTCCCGCGCGAATACCGCGCCCTGGTGGACGGCGAGGTGCTGCCGCGCGTGCGCGCCTGGCTCGCCGCCGAACCCCACCGCACGTTCCGCGCCTTCCGCCTGCTGCGAACGGTGCGCCTTCCGGAATCCGTGTTGAACGAGCGGGTGATGCCCCTGGCCCCCAGCCATCCCCGGGTGGTGTTCGGCTTCCGGACGCACGCGCCGGAGAACCACCTGAAGCTGATGGCCGAAGCCCCCACGCAGGCGGAGGCCGACGCCGCGCTCGCCGCCGCGGAGGCCGCCTGCCGGCAGGTGCTGGGCACGCACGTCTACGGCGCGGATGGCAGCGAGTACGCCCCCGTCCTGCTGGACCTGCTCGCGCGCGCCGGCCACACGCTGGCGGTGGCGGAGAGCTGCACGGGAGGGCTCGTCGCGCAGGAGCTCACGGCCGTCCCCGGCTCCAGCCAGGTCTTCATCGGGGGCGCGGTCGCCTACTCGGAGAAGATGAAGTCCGCCTGGGTGGGCGTTCCCCCGGACCTCCTCGCGAAGCACAGCGCCGTGTCGCCGCAGACGGCGCTCGCCATGGCGGAGGGAGTCCGCGCCGCCTGCGGAGCCACGTTCGGCCTGTCCGTCACGGGCTACGCGGGACCCGGCGGAGGCACGCCCGAGGACCCCGTGGGCACCGTGTACTGCGGGCTGGCCGGTCCCGGCATGGCGCCGCGCTGCGAGCGGATCTCGCTCGCGGGTGACCGGGACCGGGTCCGCCTGTTCGCCGCGTCCCACGTGCTGGAGATGTTGAGGTTGCACCTGCTCGCCGCCGCCCCCGTGTCGCCATGA